In Candidatus Polarisedimenticolia bacterium, one genomic interval encodes:
- a CDS encoding biotin/lipoyl-containing protein, with protein sequence MRYLARVGRREWSIEIERRGAGRFAVTLDGARREVERRGDGAFVVLSLADRTREAAVVRENGPASGEGSAGGETPYGVVVGGRHYAVRLLDPLKRVLVARPARVGPVEVRAIMPGKIRALLVREGDPVQGGQGVVVVEAMKMENEIPAPKSGRLTRVRVRPGDTVEAGAVLFTVE encoded by the coding sequence TCGAGATCGAGAGGCGGGGCGCCGGCCGCTTCGCCGTCACGCTCGACGGCGCTCGCCGCGAGGTGGAGCGCCGGGGGGACGGCGCGTTCGTCGTCCTGTCGCTCGCGGACCGGACGCGCGAGGCGGCGGTGGTGCGCGAGAACGGCCCGGCGAGCGGCGAGGGAAGTGCCGGCGGAGAGACGCCGTACGGCGTCGTCGTCGGAGGCCGCCACTATGCCGTGCGCCTGCTCGATCCCCTGAAGCGCGTCCTGGTGGCCCGGCCCGCGCGCGTGGGCCCGGTCGAGGTGCGCGCCATCATGCCGGGGAAGATCAGGGCCCTCCTGGTGCGCGAGGGGGATCCGGTTCAGGGCGGGCAGGGCGTCGTCGTGGTCGAGGCGATGAAGATGGAAAACGAGATCCCGGCTCCGAAGTCCGGGCGCCTCACCCGCGTGCGCGTGCGGCCGGGGGACACGGTGGAGGCGGGAGCTGTCCTGTTCACGGTGGAGTAG
- a CDS encoding HU family DNA-binding protein, whose product MNKADLIDKIAKDAKISKTASGKALDSLVDGVTKALKKGDRVALVGFGTFTVSKRKARVGRNPQTGEQIEIKARKVARFRPGKELAASIR is encoded by the coding sequence ATGAACAAGGCGGATCTGATCGACAAGATCGCCAAGGACGCGAAAATCAGCAAGACCGCCTCCGGCAAGGCGCTGGACTCGCTGGTCGACGGCGTGACCAAGGCCCTCAAGAAGGGCGATCGGGTCGCCCTGGTCGGCTTCGGGACCTTCACGGTCTCCAAGCGCAAGGCTCGCGTGGGCCGCAATCCGCAGACCGGCGAGCAGATCGAGATCAAGGCGCGCAAGGTGGCGCGCTTCCGTCCGGGCAAGGAACTCGCGGCTTCCATCCGCTAA